A stretch of Besnoitia besnoiti strain Bb-Ger1 chromosome V, whole genome shotgun sequence DNA encodes these proteins:
- a CDS encoding transporter, major facilitator family protein (encoded by transcript BESB_060520), which translates to MVNMSLQKEGRQRSLRDQRRAPDEATEPLSSQESDTGSEKSVGKGLTSKRMKQLPWSYLLAYAAPMIGAGGMNFTLTTFAAYFYTDVMGVSAGAVGKIQLCLMLMYAASEPVFGWASDITGGWVQMKLGRRKPYLAVSAVLHAITFMCLMGPPATLTPDNGLVEWAFCFAILLGISWGCNEVTYQALGAQLTFDYDERTKLQAIAVSVITVGSTSCGLLHGILGTTLGSSFEAVRLRFMVLACVYGGVFVLGTLIMLLVIKEESVQMDYSGVIESQTFGEWIMMGFDSAKQMFLNLPFFLLIVCYSCTIMAGAVTPMMLPYFCKHVTQSSFATDWAPLLFTASAVVGMPLWVFLGSSYVGMEKKWRFLLAGFWLALFLGLAAVFVRPGDNALFITLSVLGGLAMGGYFATPEAMKPDVVDYDEFRTGARHEARFAGVFMFFANIMAGVALEIMLLLLERFGYDGTKKIGEPEPEKVIMTIRVGYGAALAIMLVFITPAMILYPISRKSHEDILTAIQRRMDGEFVADPLYGGAPLPPYDNVPIARRMVSADAGDQPALTRSSSFLQQVGMEVGALASSHGDRSGIRYVP; encoded by the exons ATGGTGAACATGAGCCTGCAAAAGGAGGGCCGTCAGCGGTCTCTCCGTGACCAGAGGCGTGCTCCGGACGAAGCCACGgagcctctctcttctcaaGAGTCAGATA CTGGGTCTGAGAAGTCTGTAGGGAAAGGACTAACATCGAAGCGTATGAAGCAACTGCCATGGTCCTACCTCCTCGCGTACGCCGCCCCTATGATCGGCGCAGGAGGAATGAACTTCACTTTGACGACGTTCGCAGCCTATTTTTATACAGATGTCATGGGAGTCAGCGCTG GCGCTGTTGGAAAAATTCAACTGTGTCTCATGCTGATGTACGCCGCGTCAGAGCCTGTTTTTGGATGGGCCAGCGACATCACAGGTGGCTGGGTTCAAATGAAGCTCGGCCGACGAAAGCCGTATTTGGCTGTTTCCGCTGTGCTTCACGCGA TCACTTTCATGTGCTTGATGGGACCACCGGCGACTCTGACACCGGACAATGGCCTGGTGGAGTGGGCGTTTTGCTTCGCCATTCTTCTTGGAATTTCTTGGGGTTGCAATGAAGTGACGTATCAGGCGCTGGGCGCCCAGTTGACTTTCGACTACGATGAACGCACGAAACTTCAG GCCATCGCCGTATCAGTCATTACAGTGGGTTCGACTTCGTGTGGACTACTCCACGGAATCCTCGGTACCACGCTTGGTTCCTCTTTTGAGGCTGTCCGCCTTCGCTTCATGGTCCTTGCTTGCGTGTACGGtggcgtcttcgtccttgGAACGTTGATCATGCTTTTGGTCATCAAGGAGGAAAGCGTCCAAATGGACTACAGCGGCGTTATCGAGTCACAGACCTTCGGTGAATGGATCATGATGGGCTTCGATTCCGCGAAGCAGATGTTCCTTAATCT GCCTTTCTTCCTGCTCATCGTTTGCTACTCATGCACAATCATGGCCGGAGCGGTGACGCCAATGATGCTGCCATACTTCTGCAAGCACGTCACTCAGTCATCATTCGCGACAGATTGGGCACCCCTCCTCTTTACAGCAAGCGCTGTTGTTGGAATGCCCCTCTGGGTTTTCTTGGGGAGCTCCTACGTGGGCATGGAGAAGAAGTGGAGATTTTTACTCGCAGGT TTCTGGCTGGCGCTTTTCTTGGGCCTCGCTGCGGTCTTCGTGCGACCGGGAGACAATGCTTTATTCATCACTCTTTCTGTTCTCGGTGGCCTAGCCATGGGAGGCTACTTTGCCACGCCAGAAGCCATGAAGCCAGATGTTGTGGACTACGACGAGTTCAGAACGGGCGCCAG GCACGAAGCTCGATTCGCCGGCGTGTTTATGTTCTTCGCCAACATCATGGCCGGTGTTGCTCTTGAAATCatgcttctgctgctcgagCGCTTCGGATACGATGGGACGAAAAAGATTGGAGAACCGGAGCCCGAAAAGGTTATCATGACGATCAGAGTCGGCTACGGCGCTGCACTCGCAATCATGCTCGTGTTCATCACTCCCGCAATGATCCTGTACCCTATTTCGAGAAAGAGCCACGAG GACATTTTGACGGCTATTCAGAGGCGCATGGATGGCGAGTTCGTCGCAGATCCTCTCTACGGAGGagcgccgctccctccgtATGACAACGTGCCTATCGCGAGGCGCATGGTGTCCGCCGATGCCGGTGATCAGCCAGCCCTTACGCGAAGCTCATCTTTCCTGCAGCAAGTAGGAATGGAAGTTGGAGCACTGGCGAGTTCACACGGGGACCGCAGTGGCATTAGATATGTTCCGTAA
- a CDS encoding pterin-4-alpha-carbinolamine dehydratase (encoded by transcript BESB_060530) produces MSSLARLAANSPRLRQLHKQVPQWHLTDGHLSIKKKFQFKDFNEAWGFMSRVALQAEKMNHHPNWYNVYSTVEVELSTHDATGLTEKDFELARFMDETAKITGN; encoded by the exons ATGAGTTCtctggcgcggctggcggcgaatTCACCCCGCCTCCGGCAACTACACAAGCAAGTGCCTCAATGGCATCTGACCGACGGTCACTTGTCAATCAAGAAGAAATTCCAGTTTAAGGATTTCAACGAG GCATGGGGCTTTATGTCACGGGTCGCGCTGCAAGCCGAAAAGATGAATCATCATCCAAACTGGTACAACGTCTACAGTACAGTCGAAGTCGAACTATCGACCCACGACGCAACTGGCCTAACAGAAAAAGACTTCGAGCTTGCTCGTTTTATGGACGAAACGGCGAAGATTACCGGGAACTAG
- a CDS encoding putative ATP synthase (encoded by transcript BESB_060540), whose product MFARALSRFTGLTAAPASLMGSTRQVFLPACVLPTRHFSAGAGGANPFKNQLLLTLSSPSESIFVRTPIRSVTVPGSEGAMTMTNGHSQTVARLKAGEVIVRKGESGEEVERFFLSDGFVLFKGPEDDSGCCTAEVLGVEIVPVSLLDKESATAALQELLQQGAGAADEWTKARTLLGQELLAAVIRSAP is encoded by the exons ATGTTTGCGCGCGCACTCTCGCGATTCACTGGCCTgacggccgcgcccgcttcTCTCATGGGCTCAACGCGGCAGGTCTTCCTGCCTGCCTGCGTCCTCCCGACTCGCCACTTCTCCGCCggggcaggcggcgccaaTCCGTTCAAGAACCAACTTCTTTTGACGCTCAGCTCCCCCTCAGAGTCCATTTTCGTTCGCACACCCATCCGCTCTGTCACTGTCCCAG GCAGTGAAGGCGCCATGACGATGACCAACGGCCATTCCCAGACGGTTGCTCGCCTGAAGGCTGGAGAAGTCATCGTCAGGAAAGGCGAAAGCGGAGAGGAAGTCGAGAGATTCTTCCTCAGCGACGGCTTCGTGCTCTTCAAAGG CCCCGAAGATGACAGCGGATGCTGCACCGCGGAGGTCCTCGGTGTTGAGATCGTCCCGGTCAGCCTCCTCGACAAGGAGAGCGCCACCGCGGCTCTGCAAGAGCTCCTGCAGcagggcgctggcgctgcggacgAGTGGACGAAGGCACGGACTCTCCTCGG GCAAGAGCTTCTGGCGGCTGTTATCCGCTCGGCACCGTAG
- a CDS encoding acyl transferase domain-containing protein (encoded by transcript BESB_060550), translating into MPLSLSSVEDGALRRATCLQRTHRVYLHSRAWLAPSLAPRPVIMEVSLRRSPFFCQPLAARLVPLSVCLFALLSAEARPLSTLRAASPPAAVQAVPASRGDPPRRPAVTSGSTAFVVHLSVAAPLQSLRRADAVSPLETSRSPVALTGSAAGARSGGAASISAGRSVPFGSSPASSAGLWSLRRAASPSPQAEEDDDAFEGFRAKTVALFPGQGAQAIGMGVESARQSAAARALFKEASEVVGRDLLKLCEEGPEAELHQTSWAQPALLTASMAAVARWKEGQEAASAEPPRPDACLGLSLGEYSALCFAEALSFPAAVHLTRQRGLLMQKAGEKQSGSGMVAVLGLSREQALRLRDTVQTVLRKGQRARAQPAPQADTPEAGAPEEVCVIANYLCPGNYAFSGTRAALDALEELATKKVEKDQEEARGFPRAKRVVRLKVSGAFHSCLMQEAAEGLRQALETTEIRAPKIPVVMNVDARPHASPRVIKENLMRQLTNSVLMDKSLEVLVERGMQEGLEFGPGAVLAGLMKKTSQDVKVHQVA; encoded by the exons AtgcctctttctctttcttctgtgGAGGACGgagctctgcggcgggctACCTGCCTGCAGCGGACGCACCGTGTTTATCTGCACTCGCGCGCATGGCTGGCGCCGTCACTGGCTCCTCGCCCCGTCATAATGGAAGTTTCTCTGCGGAGGTCTCCGTTCTTCTGCCAGCCTCTTGCGGCCAGGCTCGTCCCGCTTTCTGTCTGCCTGTTTGCTCTCCtttccgccgaggcgcggccgctgtcgACTCTGCGGGCGGCCTCCCCGCCAGCGGCGGTTCAAGCCgtgcccgcgtcgcgcggagaCCCCCCTCGCCGGCCCGCGGTCACCTCGGGCTCCACCGCCTTCGTAGTCCacctctctgtcgcggcgcctctgcagtccctccgccgcgccgatgCGGTCTCCCCCCTGGAGACGAGTCGTTCGCCCGTCGCCTTGACAGGCTCCGCCGCTGGTGCCCgctcgggcggcgcggcctcgatcTCTGCAGGCAGGTCTGTGCCATTCGGCAGCTCGCCagcctcgtctgcgggcCTCTGGTCTCTGCGGAGGGCAGCAAGTCCCTCGCCCCAAGctgaagaggacgacgacgcattCGAAGGCTTTCGAGCAAAAaccgtcgccctcttcccCGGGCAAGGCGCGCAAGCGATCG GCATGGGCGTCGAGTCCGCGCGGcagtctgccgcggcgcgggcgttgTTCAAAGAGGCCTCGGAAGTCGTCGGCCGCGACCTGCTAAAGCTCTGCGAGGAAGGCCCCGAGGCGGAGCTCCATCAGACTTCGTGGGCGCAGCCTGCGCTGCTCACCGCGAGCatggcggcggtcgcgcgctGGAAAGAAGGACAGGAG gctgcttccgcggagccgccgcgccccgacGCGTGTCTGGGTTTGTCCCTGGGGGAATACAGcgcgctctgcttcgccgagGCGCTCTCCTTCCCTGCCGCAGTCCACTTaacgcgccagcgaggcctgTTGATGCAAAAGgccggcgagaagcagagcggaagcggcatggtcgccgtcctcggcctctcccgcgagcaggcgctgcggctgcgagaCACCGTGCAGACAGTCCTGCGCAAGGgacagcgggcgcgcgcccagCCCGCCCCGCAGGCTGACACCCCGGAGGCCGGCGCTCCGGAGGAGGTCTGCGTGATTGCCAACTACCTGTGTCCAGGGAACTACGCGTTTTCgggcacgcgcgcggccctAGACGCACTCGAAGAGCTCGCCACGAAGAAGGTGGAGAAGGAtcaagaggaggcgcgcggcttccctAGAGCCAAGCGCGTGGTGCGGCTGAAAGTCAGCGGCGCCTTCCACAGCTGCCTCATGCAGGAAGCGGCCGAGGGCCTCCGCCAGGCGCTGGAAACAACCGAAATCCGCGCGCCCAAGATCCCAGTCGTGATGAACGTAGACGCCCGCCCGCACGCGAGTCCGCGCGTCATCAAAGAGAATCTCATGAGACAG CTGACGAACTCAGTGCTCATGGACAAGAGTCTGGAGGTGCTGGTGGAGCGCGGCATGCAGGAGGGCCTCGAGTTCGGGCCGGGGGCAGTTTTGGCGGGTCTGATGAAGAAAACTTCGCAAGACGTTAAAGTGCACCAGGTGGCGTGA
- a CDS encoding hypothetical protein (encoded by transcript BESB_060560) yields the protein MQTRCCLAWRAPVGGGARSLDDCVLFSLRLGSYIPSGLASQSSRAASFPPFSSSCSFSEPATAAGAAAASVLSPASSPSSASTGGAQFSLSPSRDDGRPPRRSVWSSLLVSRPSLLPFSRRPPRDSLPRASAFSSVARQRLLAQSLTEAPRPARQRQRAASGTRGDVERGKQTTAQPAAHAEAPRNPRPQIGDALSDSETQRGELGCSGRGEMTAEMWRSRAEGEAEEFVEDAREDSGESRGGRGDRAAEAEDQRGVLNSHHSPRRSGGGQREETPKRLQFDLERPFTQREKLRVRAQMREALDTADAPESGRGPVVSLSSHSACLTPSHAELEARQRSGQHLRDAREAESALRDSLDAYLARVSRKEGEGHAGSLSGGLSSSAVPACRERRAVPLRGSRIRAPPQPLPLPDLLRLLSFLSSQRSHLSRCSPAGLLADIEPHPLLHLLARSLHREKGRLPPDALAASLEFLLALSEQTAEVPGASAASTRTWPLLKSLTDLFLAPGFFASRLLASLEETLSLLLRVAVHPAGLLSGDVERAARHRSLWEQICEFLFSQRGSRLSEAEVLALLRTLSLLAEGSAVASLSARGAGGEAAVGLLGSLALEGEALVAACFAGNDLDTALLSRALERHLVPDWLYAASPHTLVVLLLLLTRLGCLSPRVFSEIAEVLLLGAPFLGDACLLPLLHTLLVCRQHFDLRLAQEMRGHSEVAARRFRDNAPDAEGLAEDALGAEEEDASHPLYEARVKRLLQALRYRVQCRFGQVPFSTSVDELGALLSVYKPNEHLRRVFLDRCVASPDLLMHLTPARFLIATKILARLGVSHGSQARFAFARALPRQLPHMQLEAFLELTRAGAGGGVGALETMRAAISAEKKAREALVQTFRRLAFDACDAILLAEGGCGGAERRVLGSPTAAQLPARAAEQDCGRLEAGLRSAPGAFRLSAEGDAAQGVPPRVSHSPGVSAAASSSAASPPRAPACFPHARSAWPRTLLALIRSWTALGLSKRDEPPLPLILFLVALQGADRRALLRRQQVPTPGRPLALDFPPEAPGAHVLPSVSASSSCPAVSPAELSPSASLSLCASAAGALGRESAAAAWRGLSMPRASGVSLVHALSMPDLLLLVSTSRAAGLLLAPALAAAVLHRLRRSGGLISPDGAAEILYTLSLQQLVRHGLAEEAAQRPARRQTPRDKVRALEARRLYHPDHPGAEAKAETEKETDREEEEEEEEENPMVYGALFESISSALWDELVEQPATADLVKIFWAIVAGEQWKWLRRLGAPIVDFCAAHFSEIQGNPQAQRLFFQALCHVRTQWPSLAGEYFLLLDRTPAVSPSLLPPASNSLFLPAPAAALCQQTPPPESLLLASLPEPSGRAFFSPSPSSLDERSSAPPVAQRAGAAVGAEARALAPFPRLAVAKGVLSLAPTSHATETCRRGWWLGRSVEGDACSEFDLASRQLQTDEGILKTALKGSVLTELQLTWRAGQKTKLTSGSAAHERLGAVLRRLSIAPFFQQTLDIDTRAEALGLAGLSLPPRRRGASLASPASLALLSAHANGGFLSPCPAEEEYSLTWGNPVWRVGVLVLPAGASGEWLRAELACRPSVSTLLRAERDRLGLARKDGGGDAVGGDAAARDGEGLRRRDRRRRREEDEAQARAAGERERVILDELIRRDGRASGAAQEAPREGTRLTAKSAMHIKFLQDVRDWRIVVLQQEKVKERLKHENEDWLARRLELGRDIFPLPSSVSSFLREYVSSAHSPVTPVAKNAGCVSAAPVCAHEVKSCSLPHASSLSSSLSLSGLEAQGRACEDAVLPSSTLSEGMLNDAEKERISFALIPEGKREGRRETLEVLSLPEGEGRLRGRRGRRTNSARLDIERSLVGEAERLQRVEHFREIRDAAFVQMQKELLFLFSLDD from the exons ATgcagacgcgctgctgcctcgcgtggcgcgcgcccgtcggcggcggagcgcgtTCTCTTGATGACTGTgtcctcttctccctgcgGCTGGGTTCCTATATTCCATCTGGCCTCGCTTCGCAGTCGTCTCGTGCTGCGTCCTTCccccctttttcttcctcgtgtTCTTTCTCTGAGCCTGCAACTGCCGctggagccgccgctgcttctgtgctgtcgcctgcctcctctccgtcgtctgcgtcgactGGCGGCGCTcagttctctctctctccttcgagGGATGACGGCCGCCCTCCACGCCGCAGCGTTTGGTCTTCTCTGCTCGTCTCGCGCCCCAGCCTTCTTCCAttctctcgccgccctccgcgcgactcgctgccgcgcgcctcggcgttttcttccgtcgctcgccagcgactcctcgcgcagagtctcactgaggcgccgcggccggcgcgtcagcgccagagggcggcgagcggcacAAGAGGCGATGTGGAACGCGGAAAGCAAACTACCGCTCAgcctgcagcgcacgcggaagcgccgaggaacccgcgcccgcagatcggcgacgcgctgagCGACtctgagacgcagagaggcgagctCGGCTGCTcagggaggggggagatGACCGCGGAGATgtggcgcagccgcgcagagggcgaggcggaggagttCGTTGAGGACGCGAGGGAGGACAGTGGAGAGAgtcgaggagggagaggggatCGCGCAGCCGAGGCTGAAGATCAGAGAGGAGTTCTCAACTCCCACCACAGCCCCAGGCGCTCCGGAGGcgggcagagagaggagacgccgaagcGCCTGCAGTTCGACCTAGAGCGGCCCTTTACGCAGCGTGAGAAATTGCGCGTACGCGCACAAATGCGAGAAGCCTTAGATACCGCAGACGCCCCCGAGAGCGGACGGGGTCCGGTAGTatctctctcctcgcacTCCGCTTGTCTCACACCCTCGCACGCTGAGTTGGAGGCACGGCAACGAAGCGGGCAGCACCTCCGAGATGCGCGTGAAGCTGAgagcgccctccgcgacagCCTAGACGCGTATCTGGCGCGTGTGTCGAGAAAAGAGGGCGAAGGCCACGCAGGTTCCCTCTCTGGaggcctctcttcttccgccgtgcccgcctgccgcgagagacgcgctgTGCCTCTTCGCGGGTCGCGtattcgcgcgcctcctcagccgctgccgctgcccgaTTTGCTTCGTTTGCTCtcgtttctctcctctcaGCGGTCGCATctttcgcgctgctcgccggcCGGGCTGCTCGCCGACATCGAGCCGCACCCGCTGCTGCATCTCTTGGCGCGGTCGCTGCACCGTGAGAAAGGTCGGCTGCCGCCCGATgccctcgctgcgtcgctggagtttctcctcgctctctctgagCAAACCGCGGAGGTccctggcgcctccgccgcgagcacgCGCACGTGGCCTCTGCTCAAGTCGCTCACAGacctcttcctcgcgcccggctttttcgcgtctcgactcctcgcgtcgctggaGGAGACACTTTCGCtgctccttcgcgtcgctgtACATCCTGCGGGGCTTCTCAGCGGCGAcgtggagcgcgcggcgcggcaccgGAGTCTCTGGGAGCAGATCTGCGAATTTCTGTTCTCCCAgcgaggctcgcggctctccgaAGCGGAGGTGCTCGCCTTGCTGCGCACCCTGAGTCTGCTTGCAGAGGGTAGCGCCGTGGCGAGCCTcagcgcacgcggcgctggcggcgaagcggctgtGGGTCTGCTGGGATCGCTCGctctcgagggcgaggctCTCGTGGCTGCGTGCTTCGCGGGAAATGACCTCGATAccgcgctgctgtcgcgggcgctggagcgTCACCTCGTTCCCGACTGGCTATACGCCGCGAGTCCGCACACGCTGGTCgtgcttctgctgcttctcacGCGTCTGGGCTGCCTGAGTCCCCGCGTGTTTTCAGAAATCGCAGAAGTTCtgctcctcggcgcgccctttctcggcgacgcctgccTGTTGCCCCTCCTCCACACGCTGCTCGTCTGCCGCCAGCACTTTGACCTGCGCCTTGCGCAAGAGATGCGCGGGCACTCAGaggtcgccgcgaggcgattCCGCGACaacgcgcccgacgccgagggcctTGCAGAAGATGCGCTGGgagctgaagaggaggacgcaagTCACCCCCTGTACGAGGCGCGTGTGAAACGACTGCTGCAAGCGCTTCGCTACCGCGTCCAGTGCCGCTTCGGCCAGGTGCCCTTCTCGACTTCCGTCGACGAGCTGGGGGCGCTTCTCTCGGTATATAAGCCGAACGAGCACCTGAGGCGTGTGTTTCTGGATCGGTGTGTGGCGAGTCCGGATCTGCTGATGCATctgacgccggcgcgcttcCTGATTGCCACCAAgatcctcgcgcgcctcggcgtcagCCAcgggtcgcaggcgcgcttcgcgttcgcgcgggcgctcccgcggcagctgccgcacaTGCAGCTCGAGGCCTTTCTCGAGCTCACGCGCGCGGGTGCGGGAGGCGGCGTTGGCGCGCTGGAAACGATGCGGGCGGCCATctctgcagagaagaaagctcGCGAGGCCCTCGTACAGACCttcaggcgcctcgccttcgacgcctgcgacgccaTCCTTCTCGCGGAGGGAGGGTGCGGAGGCGCTGAGCGCCGGGTGCTTGGAAGCccgactgcggcgcagctgcctgcgcgggcggcggagcaAGATTGTGGGCGGCTCGAGGCtgggctgcgcagcgcgccagGGGCCTTCAGACTTtcggcagagggcgacgccgcccaaGGCGTTCCCCCCCGTGTGTCGCACTCGCCAGGAgtgtctgctgctgcttcttcctccgccgcctcgccgcctcgggcgccggcgtgctTCCCTCACGCCCGCAGTGCGTGGCCGCGGACACTCCTCGCGCTGATTCGCAGCTGGACGGCCCTGGGGCTTTCCAAGAGGGACGaaccgccgctgccgctgattctctttctcgtcgcGCTTCAGGGCGCTGACAGACGCGCGCTTCTGAGGCGGCAGCAAGTCCCGACGCCTGGCcgtcctctcgcgctcgaTTTCCCGCCGGAAGCGCCTGGCGCACACGTCCTGCCTTCGGTCTCAGCTTCATCGTCTTGCCCCGCGGTGTCGCCTGCTGAgctttctccctctgcgtccctctctctctgcgcctctgccgccgggGCGTTAGGGCGCgagtccgcggcggctgcttgGCGTGGACTGTCGATGCCGCGTGCGTCGGGCGTGTCGCTTGTCCACGCGCTCTCGATGCCGGATCTTCTTCTCCTTGTCTCCacgtctcgcgccgccggcctgctgctcgcgcccgccctcgcggcggccgtcctccaccggctgcggcgcagcggcgggctgATCTCCccggacggcgccgcggagatcCTCTACACGCtcagcctgcagcagctcgtccGCCACGGgctcgccgaggaggcggcgcagagacctgcgcggcgccagacgcccCGCGACAAggtccgcgccctcgaggcgaggagactctACCACCCCGACCACCCGGgtgcagaggcgaaagcagagacagaaaaggaaacagacagagaagaagaagaggaagaagaagaggagaatcCGATGGTGTATGGAGCGCTGTTTGAGAGCATCTCTTCGGCTCTGTGGGATGAACTCGTGGAGcagccggcgacggcagacTTGGTCAAGATCTTCTGGGCGATCGTCGCGGGCGAACAGTGGAAGTGGCTGAGAAGACTCGGCGCGCCCATCGTCGACTTCTG CGCTGCGCATTTCTCAGAGATTCAAGGCAacccgcaggcgcagcgtctcttcttccaggCTCTGTGCCACGTCCGCACGCAGTGGCCGTCTCTCGCCGGCGAGtattttcttcttcttgacCGGACGCCTGCGGTCTCCccgtctctccttccgccgGCGAGTAATTCGCTCTTcttgcctgcgcctgccgcagcgctcTGCCAGCAGACTCCGCCGCCTGAGTCACTTCTGCTTGCCTCACTCCCTGAGCCTTCAgggcgcgccttcttctcgccttcacCGTCGTCTCTTGATGAGCGTTCCTCGGCGCCACCCGTCGCGcaacgcgcaggcgctgcggtcggcgcggaggcgcgcgcgctcgcgcctttcCCACGGCTCGCTGTCGCGAAAGGCGTCCTGTCGTTGGCGCCCACGAGCCACGCGACGGAGACATGCCGAAGGGGCTGGTGGCTTGGGAGGAGcgtggaaggcgacgcgtgcTCAGAGTTTGATCTGGCCTCGCGGCAGCTCCAGACAGACGAAGGAATTCTGAAAACGGCATTGAAAGGATCTGTTCTCACAGAACTGCAGCTAA CCTGGCGAGCCGGACAGAAGACAAAGCTC ACCTCTGGCTCAGCCGCGCACGAGCGCCTGGGGGCCGTTCTGCGACGTCTCTCCATCGCGCCTTTCTTCCA aCAGACGCTGGACATTGacacgcgcgccgaggcgctcggcCTGGCGGGcctgtcgctgcctccgcgtcggcgcggcgcctccctcgcctcaccggcgtcgctcgcgctgctgtccGCGCACGCGAACGGCGGCTTTCTGTCGCCCTGTCCTGCGGAAGAAGAGTACTCGCTCACGTGGGGCAACCCCGTCTGGCGGGTGGGCGTCCTGGTGCtgcctgcgggcgcgagcggcgagtgGCTGCGCGCTGAACTCGCCTGCCGGCCGTCGGTCTCCACgctcctgcgcgccgagcgcgaccgcCTAGGGCTCGCCCGCAAAGatggaggaggagacgcggtcggaggcgacgctgcggcgagggacggagagggcctgcgccggcgagatcggcgacgcaggcgcgaggaggacgaggcgcaagcgcgcgctgcgggcgagcgcgagagagtcATCCTCGATGAACTGATTCgcagagacgggcgcgcgagcggcgccgcgcaggaggcgccacGCGAAGGCACGAGGctgacggcgaagagcgcaaTGCACATCAAGTTCCTGCAGGATGTCCGCGACTGGCGAATTGTCGTGCTTCAACAAGAGAAG GTGAAGGAGCGGCTGAAGCACGAGAACGAAGACTGGCTCGCTCGTCGTCTGGAGCTCGGTCGCGACATTTTCCCGCTCCCTTCAAGCGTCTCTTCATTTCTTCGAGAGTatgtctcttctgcgcatTCGCCCGTCACGCCAGTCGCGAAGAACGccggctgcgtctccgccgcaccGGTGTGCGCTCATGAGGTTAAAAGCTGCTCGTTGCCTCacgcctcttcgctttcctcttctctctctctctctgggctggaggcgcagggacgcgcctgcgaggacgCAGTCCTGCCTTCCTCTACTCTCTCAGAAGGCATGTTAAATgatgcagagaaggagcgaATTTCCTTCGCGCTAATCCCAGAAGgcaaaagagaaggaaggcgagagacgctCGAGGTGCTTTCTTTGCCCGAAGGCGAgggtcgcctccgcggcagacgagggaggaggactaattcggcgcgcctcgacaTTGAACGAAGTCTGGTGGGAGAGGCCGAGCGACTGCAGAGAGTTGAGCATTTCCGCGAGATCCGAGACGCCGCATTCGTTCAGATGCAGAAGGAActccttttcctcttctcgctggaTGACTAG